GGTAATCTTGCTGTGTGGAGCCCTCCTCCGCAGCATGGCGTGCCTCTGCCAGACACGTAGttctcagaggaaaactggattCACCCTCTGAGATTAACTGAGGGAATGTGGATTTTGGTGGAAAAGCTAAAgataattttttgcttttcttgtttagCACACTGTGTTCTCCTCTTAAAGGCCAAAATGTGTGATCTTTATTCTCCAGAGGAGAAGGCTAGATACCAGTAGTACAGTTTTAATTGATAGCCACAGAAAGTTACCAAAGAGAAGTTTCATCCTACTTATtacagcacaaggagctggacCCTGTGTAAGAGatttaattttgctattttatatGCAGGGTTGGCTTGTGCTGAAACATAAGCCACCATCActtcctctgcagtgctgcaggtgtcACTAGTGGCAGGCATGCTGCTTTCATGTTGGTTTGCACTCTGAAGTCCTGCCTGAACTGAATCCTGCAAAGTCCAGATTCTCTTCCTACTATGATTCTAGGCTGCCCCAAAACATATGCACTAAAAACTAGTGGAATAGAAATGTACTATATACATTTCTGATGTACTGAAATCTGAGTGAGTGGACTTCATACCATCCTCACcttaagaaatgcaaaagctgTAGGAAAAATAATGCACTAGTTTTGAGTGCTGATGAGTTCCTCAAGTGAATAAGCtttctatttccttttattgTAGGCATTTTCTCAGCCAGCCCAAGATTTGGTCCATACCCCAAGATGGCAAGTAAGTTGTACCCAATtctaaaaggaaagaaaaggttcTTTACAGGCAATATGCAGACCTTAGATGCACCTCtctgaatttctttcaaaaattttcattttttggaaTTTATATGTTACCCCAGCAGATTAGGAAATCAGATTTctgatgtgtttaaaaataaatgtatgaaGCAAAATTCTTCTAATGTAAATATAAGTAGCAGCTGACATTTATGTAATGCAGTCTTTCAAATTGGTATAAACTCTAGCCTcaagttttgttttataaattatataagCCTCATTGATGCTTGGCAGATTGCACAACTTATGCTATGAAGAAGTCACAATACcataatatataaaatagtATGGTCCTTTTCATGTGTTTATTTGATTGATCTCAACTGTCTAATTCAGAACCATGGAttgacaaagaaaacaaatagaaacacagaaacttCAGTCAAGTAAGGTGGCTCGTAAATGACAAGAAATTTCATTGATTCCCTCTTCAgcagaaattcagcagaaaatcAAGGACATTGAAGTAGTCTTTTATTCTGACTCTAGTGAGTGAAAACCACAGTGCAACAGTATGGCAGGCTGATGTTCTAGCTTCTTAGAATGCCAGAGAAGTTGGTGTTAAAAGTGTGATCATTGGAAGTAAACCGTGGTGTGCAGCCAAAGGCAAGAACAATTAGTGCTGAcatcataaattaattttattttctataacCGGTTCCTCTAAATATTGTATCCTTTTCCTGTATGCAggaatattatatttttttctgtatcaatTATTTCGAACCAGTTGCTCTCTTTCATGATAGGTAACCAGTTTTCAGTAGTTACTGAATTCACCCCGTAAACCCTGTATAACTTCATGTGTGTTTGTGACATGTTCTGAGAAGATGTGGTATACAATTTGCTATATGATTAAAATGGATCCAATAGCACACTCCTGATTTAAGCTGTTGTATTAACAATGTTTTGTTATCTGTCTCTGTAGTTGCTGGTTTTTTGGGTTATGCCATTGGAAAGATGTCATACATGGGAGAATGCcaaaaaaagtttcagaaaattgGTATTGCACCATTTGGTCCACAACAAAAAAGGTCTGTGCTAATTTAAACTATTAAGCctagattaaaataaaaaatatttaaaaaattatatgcaGCAAAACTATGAATTTAAATTCTGTGATCAGATCCTAAGGTACTAGTCATAGTCTTAGGTTGTATATTGTAGTATTAGAAACTCCTGCACATTctttagaaaatgcaaattaaacTCACTGTAATACCTGTTACTTGGATATCtgtgttttaaatgaaattattgtaCTTTCAGGTGTGATGTGACAAGttactaattttcttttcatctagTATCGTGCTAAGATTGCCCATGTTATCACTTCGATCCTTTGAGTCTTCCTTTGGAACATACCTCATGCCAAATATGCTACAGATTTTTTAATAATCTTCTCATATTTTAACAACAACGTCAATCTTAAACCCATATTCCAACCTCCCTCTCCTCTGTGGCTTTGCCCAACCTCATGCTGTCATGCCAAACCATGAAGAGTGCATACTGAGAGTCCAACTGCTTTGTCCACCTTGCACCTCTAACCATAGAATAGATCTCAGCGGTTGACTTCTGTCACCTGGCGCCTccatgtttttgttgttgttttctcaATTTCACATGAAGTCTTCCTTCACATCAAATCAGACTCTGgcttccttcccagctcctccttcagCTGCCTGTTACACTCTCCATTCCCAATATAGTTTCTGGTATAAACCGTTTGCTCACAAAACACTTTTCCAAAAATCCTATGCAAAAAGTCATTCTCCTTTGTCTTTCCACATCTTTCCCCCAGACTAGCATGAGTTATTAAAAATGCCTGATAATGGGAAGCTTCTTCATTGTTCATGTATGTCTCTACTTGTATTCTTCTCCCACACAACAAAGTATATACTTGGTATTACACAAAATGTTATACACCTTACTCCTAGCTCAGTTTGCTCATAGGTACAATGGCAAGGACTGTCTTTTGCTGCTTAGGAAATCCTGTTATATTCTGGCATTTTCTAGAAGGAGTACTTAATACTAATTGATGGGCATTTATTAGCTGAGACATTTAGAAGTTATATTTTGCAGTTTATATCCCATATTACAAAAATTGGGGAATATAGGCAAGAGATTACTTCTTCAAGAACTTTTGCCATCATGCCATGTGGTTGCATTAGAAGAAATCCAGCAAAATTCTTCaatgttttgtttgctttaaatattgTAGGAGATGTCATCATGCTTGCAAAGAATGTAAAGCAAAATCAGGATCGAATGAGAGAGACGGTACAATTCCTTCAACATCTTAGTCCCAGGTAGGCAAccttgtgattttttaaaaaaaaaatcatgttgtTTTCCATGTTGAGTGGTATTCTTCTTTTGAACAATATAGTGaaaatcacagattttaatAATGGATCAAAATCCAAGGAAATATTCTGTATCTGTAGTTTGTcgttaatttttgtttcttaatttttacattACATAACTTGAGTGCTAATTTTAAATCCCTCAtctctgaggatttttttcctttagctgtAGCTAAGTATTGCTGATTGACCTAAGTGGAATTAATTTGGATCAACTGCTTGTATTAAAGGAAATACCACTCCTTTCAATTTCCAGCTTGTTTTATTTAAGAATCAAATAATTATGGTTTATGTAGATATTTAGAAATGCATTGAAATATTGAGAACTAGAAGCAGACAGAGCtgggtgtgggttttttgcattCAGTACTACAATTTGGCTAGAGCCTTGGTGGGACAGCATAATAGTGGTGCAAGAGCAGTCTGCTGTGGTGGGGCAGGGGACATGGCTTATGTGGTGTTCTCACCCCAGAAAGGGGGAAGTTCCCTCCGTGAAAAAGGAGAGTTTACAGGGTAGAAGGTAGGGGGGTTGTTTAAAAGGACTTGCACTCTATGAAAAACAGGCCAGCAGCTGGGTTTTTTAAGAATGCTTTCACACTTTCTGCTTGTGGTAAACTGGCCTACATTTCTCACAGGCAGGAGAATGTGTGAAAGTGTTTGCAAATAGCTTGGCTGCCTTcaagagaggagagcagagggccTGTTTGAAACCCTGCCATGGGACTTTATACAGCTAAGAACAGAAGTCTGATGCAGAAATTGTTGGATTAAGTCTAGcctatattattatattatgtAGGAATTTAGACAAGGATATTGGTAATGGTCTCCTTCTTACTCTGCCCACAGACAGTCTGTAAGGAGGAATATCCTATCAGAACCTGTTTACTTGCCCAGAAGGGAGATTTTGATAGACTTCTACTATGCAACAATACATTGTGGCAGTGAGGATTGAAAAGAGTTTTCAGAGTCCTTAAAGAAGCCATTAGAATAAAGTCCTGATTTTAATCAGTTTTGCTACTGGTTCTACATTTTATATCAAGTGGTGCAAATGCTCAGCCAGTAGCAGAAAATGTAGTTTGGCTTAGGCTCACCTAATAGGGTTGTGCCAAAAGAAGCACCGCTTCTCTTATGCCAGCTATAGAGATCATGAAGTGAGCTGGCCCTGCAGACCAGCTCTCTGCTCTAGTTTGGTGCAAGGACAGGGgtaaaaaattccccaaaacaTTCTGAAGGGTTTCTTGCCAGTGTCAGCATGAAGGAGGGAGTGAACCAAACCGACATAACTCTGAATAAACAACACTCTAAATCCATTAGCACCTATGAGCTTAATTAACCTCTTGCAATATTGTGCTGATTAACTGCTTTTTATCTTAAATAAATGCCTGTGTAGGCTCACTTATTTCAATTAAGGACCCCCAAAGCATATTTAATTGAGAATGGTCACTTACTAGCAATTACCTGTGTAGAGGaatcaaatatttattgtgGTATTTATCTCTGCTGTttgtcagagctgcagcttgcTGAACCTTCAatccaaacacatttt
The genomic region above belongs to Ficedula albicollis isolate OC2 chromosome 4, FicAlb1.5, whole genome shotgun sequence and contains:
- the OCIAD2 gene encoding OCIA domain-containing protein 2, which produces MSSETVQQGSQTPPIKQRGWPMIFCPLSQIQDKEIAKILKECKQESFWYRALPLSLGSMLVTQGLISKGIFSASPRFGPYPKMAIAGFLGYAIGKMSYMGECQKKFQKIGIAPFGPQQKRRCHHACKECKAKSGSNERDGTIPSTS